From the genome of Capsicum annuum cultivar UCD-10X-F1 chromosome 4, UCD10Xv1.1, whole genome shotgun sequence:
aaaagaatcaaaaagtgaGAAGTTGGGTACATCAGCTTTTTGCTTTTTAGActaaaattcttttaggtttgaccaaaatatttatctttttatcccttatattttccttccattccaccaatatcctaaacttgtaacccataaatatataatttttttttctttttctctttgttgtttcgcttcatctcttccctccaatttccttttcatctttcttctttgttttcatcgaaTCCATCATTAATTGAaggtttgttcaaaaattttattttaaaattaaaaattataaataattcaccttatttatggtgttaacaactttaaagacatttaagttattttaacaacaaaaaagtaTTTAACATCACTTATTTACAAAATACATCAAcaaatttttttcagtttcagcacttgtATTCAAACActtatcttctttatttataatcacttattttaagtttttaatcatTTAAGTTAAAAGgctatttttttaatgttatccaaacgggctctaagtggtgtttttttttttatttttatctttctccgttaattcatcatcatcacatcattAATAAGTAATTAATTGGTTTCGTTTTGTCTTGGTAAAGTTTTCCAATGGCATATTTCGATTCTTTTTCCCATTAGTcattactttaaaaaaatgattaaccGATTTATGTACAAGACTGAACCATCGATGACAAATTtaccctaattttttttataattatcgTTTCCGAATTCGTTTACGTATACTTTGATTAATTTCACGTGAAAATTATCACCGCTTTTCACCACTTAAGCTTTATGTCTCTACTAAAATTTGAATCTAAGACCTCAtgattctcaatcattttattgACCATTAGACCATATCAGTGACTGATCCAGAATTTAAAAATGGTGGGtgctaaaaaaaagtaaaaactgaaaaagaagCAAAATATCACCTCAATGAGGTTCGAACCTGGGTTTCCTTCCAATGAAGGaccttaagatcaacctaaatgcAAATGCACCTAATCAACTTTTTCTTATAGTGTgtgcttttaaatattttatacctatttttttatatttttcatgtaattatacctatttcgCGTCGAGTTTAGTGAGTACCGAAGCACTCCAAAATCCTATATAGGTCCGCCCTGGACCACGTTCTTTTAAGTGCAATATACCCCAATTTAAATGAATGAATTTTTGTATAAGCACGACTCTTTATTAAAAGTCAAAATGCAACAATTACGTTTAGGAAATGAATGGTACTTACCACTTCCAGGTCTATGTAGTACGGATCAATTGTCTAGGTAACGGTATTTTGCTTGAAATCCATTGGCAACAACTGAGTTCTTTGGTCTGCCTAGCTCTTGATGAAGGTCCACTTCTCTTGTCCTTTGTATTTTGGCTTTAccattaaaaaaaacaaaatgggAGTaacaactattttaatttagacCAAATATGCTATATTTAGCTTTGTGtgttcacttttctttttcttccactgaaaaagatgaataaaatgcaacaataatcaaataatataaaagcGTTTGGAAAACAGAACCTACCATGATGTTCTTCTAGGTAATCTTCGCGTAGGCGCTTTGACGATGGACTAATTTTGTTATTCTCTAAATTCTGCTAttttgactcaaaagaaagttaataacattaaaaaaaataccgTATACTACACCAACCGTCTTGATTTGTGCatcatcttttaaattttaaattttgagaacTAAATAAGGTTTCCATTGAGagttttataaaaaattgaattaacaaTCATTATGACTTATAGTAATTTCAAATATAAGAAAAACTTAGAGATTTCATTTGCCGTCAACGTCAAAAAATTTAAACAGTAAAACACAAGGGATAAAAGGAAAAACAGTgttaaaattataattacctTATGACCGCAATAAGATGATGAAGCATTTGAAATATCTTGAAAGTTGTTCAAGTAGGGTTGAAAAGGAGAGTTTGCATCACCTGCCCAATTTCAACAATTATAATAAAATTGcttttaaatttaattcattATCAAATGTTAAGTAAAAATTAGTGATTATTAAAAATCACTAAGGATAAGCCGATGCACTAAGTTTTTACTATCCGCAATTAAATAATGCAGGAGACGAGAACCAACTTAGGATAAATAGAAATTCTCATAtcatgatttttctttaaaaaagttGAGCTtgcttaattttaaaaaattagcttAAAGAGTAAGAATCGTGTAAGATCCTATATAAAAGGATACGCTTAATTAATTTCATCGCCAACCAATGTGAAAGACTCAACAAAGTTATACCTGTTTCTTCCACTAGTGTATTTAATCTCACCCATTCATCAACAATATCTTTCCATCTCCTGTAAAATTACCCAAAAATGGCTCAATATTTtcacttaaatttaaatattaatacaTTAACTAATTATACAGAAAGTGTTAAGAAGGAAGGAAAGAAATTACCTGATGAGTAATTTAACAAGTCGTCTTACTTCGTTTGATGAATGCTTTCTCAGTCTATTTACATGCCTCCCAATATCTGTTTTCTTCAaaagcaaataaataaaatataaaaaaaatcatagcaaaaaacaaaacaaaaaaagtgatagtaaaatcatgatagtcaattaaattAGCATTTTCGAATACCTCAAGAACCTTGAAACTAATGTCCATTTCAGCAAGATATTGAAGCAGATCAACCAAGCAATTCTCAGACTGAAAATTCCAAAAGGGCTTCAATCTTAGCAAAAAGTAATGAAACCTGTCAAACTAGGTTGTCGGCTCCCAAAAACTAACTCTCTAAGTTCTAACTCCTTATAAGACGTGGACAATCCTTTTTCCTTTGAGACGTGAGTTAGATACAAAGcctaatttgataaaaattaaaatataaaaactgaAACTTTTTCAAAAGAACCTGATTTGGGATTTCAATATGATTCTTGATTCTGAGTATCTTGTTCTCTAAATCTTCTTCATATTCTGTACTCTTTTCCTCTATTTTCAACTTGTGATGATGATCATCATCAACATTGGTGTCAATGCTTCTGTTACATATCAAACTTTCATAATTTCCATCAGAATAACAACTGTTACATAGCACGGGAGTGTAGAGTTTCTCAACAATGGCATCTCTTCGGCTACGAAGCTCGTTTCCATGATCAAGAATGGCTACAGAAATGGCTGTGTCGATTAAACCCCATAAGTCCACACTTGAATTCTTCAACATTGAGCGTAATTCATCTAATTCCATGTTTTAGATTATGTGGAatattttgggtttttaaattataaagaaagaaGATGT
Proteins encoded in this window:
- the LOC107867652 gene encoding probable mediator of RNA polymerase II transcription subunit 26c isoform X1; its protein translation is MELDELRSMLKNSSVDLWGLIDTAISVAILDHGNELRSRRDAIVEKLYTPVLCNSCYSDGNYESLICNRSIDTNVDDDHHHKLKIEEKSTEYEEDLENKILRIKNHIEIPNQSENCLVDLLQYLAEMDISFKVLEKTDIGRHVNRLRKHSSNEVRRLVKLLIRRWKDIVDEWVRLNTLVEETGDANSPFQPYLNNFQDISNASSSYCGHKQNLENNKISPSSKRLREDYLEEHHAKIQRTREVDLHQELGRPKNSVVANGFQAKYRYLDN
- the LOC107867652 gene encoding probable mediator of RNA polymerase II transcription subunit 26c isoform X2; the encoded protein is MELDELRSMLKNSSVDLWGLIDTAISVAILDHGNELRSRRDAIVEKLYTPVLCNSCYSDGNYESLICNRSIDTNVDDDHHHKLKIEEKSTEYEEDLENKILRIKNHIEIPNQSENCLVDLLQYLAEMDISFKVLEKTDIGRHVNRLRKHSSNEVRRLVKLLIRRWKDIVDEWVRLNTLVEETGDANSPFQPYLNNFQDISNASSSYCGHKNLENNKISPSSKRLREDYLEEHHAKIQRTREVDLHQELGRPKNSVVANGFQAKYRYLDN
- the LOC107867652 gene encoding probable mediator of RNA polymerase II transcription subunit 26c isoform X3, which encodes MELDELRSMLKNSSVDLWGLIDTAISVAILDHGNELRSRRDAIVEKLYTPVLCNSCYSDGNYESLICNRSIDTNVDDDHHHKLKIEEKSTEYEEDLENKILRIKNHIEIPNQSENCLVDLLQYLAEMDISFKVLEKTDIGRHVNRLRKHSSNEVRRLVKLLIRRWKDIVDEWVRLNTLVEETGDANSPFQPYLNNFQDISNASSSYCGHKAGKTQGIGRKQRGH